The genomic region TCGCGGCTGCCGGGGTGCGCGCGGCGGTGCCGGCCGGTGCCGGGGCAGCGGGCCGGCGGCCGGCCTCGGGGCGGCCGCCAGCGCGCTGATCGTCGGTGCGGTGATCGTCGGCGCGCTGATCGTCGGTGCGGTGATCGTCGGCGCGCTGATCGTCGGTGCGATGGTCGGCGCGCTGATCGTCGGTGCGATGGTCGGCGCGCTGGCGGGCGGCGTGGCGGCCGGATGCGCGGTGGCAGTGTGCGCAGTGGCGGGACGGATCGCGGTCTCGGTCATGGGCGGTACCCCCGGGTGCGGGCTGCGGAAGCGGGCGTGTGTCAGTGCTATCGGCGTCCCGGCCCGCGCCTCAAGCGCTTTCCGGGTACCCCGCCCGGGGTCCCCCGAACGGCCGCTTGACAGCCCCGGCACCCCTGGCAGGCACCGGCCGACGCCCGCCACACCCGGCGTCCGGGCCCGGCCTGCGGGCCCGCCGCGATGCGCTCGAAGGGGTACACCCGGGGTGATCGTCCTGGCCGTATTCTGTGGAGGTCCCCAGGACCGCCCCAAGGACCAACCGGAAGCGAGCGTGCCCCCGATGCGTGTCTACGTGCCCACCACCCTGGCCGCCCTGGCCCAGGCGCACCCGGACGGCGCGCTGGAGCAGTCCGCTGCCTACGCCGTCACCCCGGCGCTGCGCGAGTGGTACGTCAGCGACGACCTCGAGGAGCTGGAGTACGCCGCGCTGGTCCGGGCCGCGCAGTCCTCGCTGCGTCTGCTGGCCGCCGACCCGGGCGCGCCGCGCCGGCGCGTGGTGGTGGCGCTGGACGTGCCGGACAAGGCCGTGCAGCCGTTCGCCGGAGACGAGTACCAGGACCAGGCCTCGCTCGGCCGGGTCAGCCTCGCCGCCCCCGTCCAGTTGGCCAAGGCCGCCGCCGTGCACGCGGACGCCGACGAGCAGGAGGTCACCGCGGACGTGGCCGCGGCGGTCGGTGCGATCACCGCCGCGGACGCGGGCGACGCCGACGCGCAGTTCAGCGTGGACGGCGCCGAGGATCACGAGCTGCTCTGGTTCGCGACCCAGGAGATCGCCGGTCTGATCGGCTGACCGTCCGCCCGTCGATCCGTCGACACCCCCCAACCTTCGGCCGGGGGTTGCCCGCATGTCAGTCCGACCCGTTACCGTTCCGGGGTGCGAACTCATATCGTCTGGGACTGGAACGGGACCCTGCTCAATGACATGGCGGCCGTGGTCGGCGCCAGCAACGCCGCCTTCGCCACGGTCGGCGGGGCACCGCTGAGCCTGGAGCAGTACCGCGCCAACTACGAGATCCCGATCCCGCGCTTCTACAAGCGGGTGCTGGGCTTCCAGCCGAGCGGTGCCCAGTGGGAGGCGCTGGACGCCGCCTTCCAGCAGCGTTACTCGGAGTTGAGCGGCGGCTGCACCCTGACCGAGGGCGTGGTGGAGCTGCTGGCCGGCTGGGCGGCCGAGGGCGGCACCCAGTCACTGCTGTCGATGTATGAGCACCAGCGGCTGGTTCCGGTGGTCGAGCGGTTCGGCATCCAGCGGCACTTCCTGCGGGTGGACGGCCGGGTCGGCCCCTCGCACGGACAGAAGGCCGCCTCGCTGGTCCGGCACCTGGCCGCGCTCGGCCCGACGGTGGACCCGGCCCGCACCGTGCTGATCGGCGACGCGGCGGACGACGCGCTGGCCGCCCGGGAGGCCGGGGCGCACGCCGTGCTGTACACCGGCGGCTCGCACATCCGGGAGAACCTCGAGCCGATCGGCGTCCCGGTGGTGGACACCCTGGCCGAGGCCGTCGAGTTGGCGCGGAAGATCACGCGCTGAGCGGTGTGTCGCGGGCCGGCGGTCGGCGCTCGGGTGGTCAAGGTGGGACCGACCACCGAAGCGAGGAGTACCGCCGACCATGCCGATCGACGCCGTGACCCAGGTGCCCGAACCGGTCAACGAGCCGGTGCACGGCTACGCCCCGGGCAGCCCCGAGCGCGCCCGGCTGCTGAGGCGGCTGGACGAGCTGGCGGCCGAGCCGATCCCGCTGCCGATGACCATCGGCGGCGAGCAGCGGTTCGGCTCCGGTGAGCGGATCGACGTGGTCCAGCCGCACCACCACGCCGCCAAGCTCGGCGTGCTGGGCAACGCCACCCAGCAGGACGCCAAGCTCGCGGTGGACGCCGCGTTGGCGGCCGCGCCCGAGTGGCGCCGGCTCTCCTTCGACGACCGGGCGGCGGTCTTCCTGCGCGCGGCGGACCTGTTGGCCGGCCCCTGGCGGGAGACCCTGGCGGCGGCCACCATGCTGGGCCAGTCCAAGACCGTCCAGCAGGCCGAGATCGACGCGCCCTGCGAGCTGGTCGACTTCTGGCGGTTCAACGTGCACTTCGCCCGGCAGCTGCTGGCCGAGCAGCCGCGCTCCTCGCCCGGGGTGTGGAACCGCACCGACCACCGCCCGCTGGAGGGCTTCGTCTACGCCGTCACCCCGTTCAACTTCACCGCGATCGCCGGGAACCTGCCCACCGCCCCGGCACTGATGGGCAACACCGTGGTCTGGAAGCCCTCGCCCACCCAGACCCTCTCGGCGTTCCACCTGATGCGCCTGCTGGAGGCGGCCGGGCTGCCGCCCGGGGTGATCAACCTGGTGACCGGCGACGGCCAGGCGCTCTCCGAGGTGGCGCTGGCGCACCGGGAGCTGGCCGGCCTGCACTTCACCGGTTCCACCCGGACCTTCCAGTCGCTCTGGCAGACCATCGGCGCCAATCTGGCGAAGTACCGCGGCTATCCGCGGATCGTCGGGGAGACCGGCGGCAAGGACTTCCTGATCGCGCACCCCTCGGCCGATCCGGCGGTGCTGAAGACCGCGCTGATCCGGGGCGCCTTCGAGTACCAGGGCCAGAAGTGCTCGGCGCTCTCCAGGGCCTACCTGCCGCGCGGGCTCTGGCAGCAGATCAGGGACGAACTGCTGGCCGAGGTGGACGCCCTGACGGTGGGTGATGTCAGCGACCTGTCCAACTTCATGGGCGCCCTGATCGACGCCCGCGCCTTCGCCAAGAACCGCGACGCGATCGAGCGGGCGAAGCGGGACCGGAGGGTGGAGCTGGTGGCGGGCGGGCAGTACGACGACGCGATCGGGTACTTCGTCCGGCCGACCGTGCTGGTCGGCGAGGATCCGGGGAACGAGATCTTCTCGACCGAGTACTTCGGCCCGATCCTGGCCGTGCACGTCTACGAGGAGAAGCGGTGGACCGAGGCGCTGGCCGCGGTGGACGCCGGCGCGCCGTACGGCCTGACCGGGGCGGTGCTGGCCCAGGACCGGTACGCCATCGCGCAGGCCGTCGAGGCGCTGCGCTACGCGGCCGGCAACTTCTACATCAACGACAAGCCGACCGGCGCGGTGGTCGGCCAGCAGCCCTTCGGCGGCGGCCGCGCCTCCGGCACCAACGACAAGGCCGGCGCGGCGCAGAACCTGCTGCGGTGGACCTCGACCCGGTCGATCAAGGAGACCTTCGTTCCACCCACCGTGACGGGCTACCCCCACATGGGCTAGGGCCGGTCAGTCGGTGGAAAGCGGCCTGGTTGGACATGGTGTCCAGGAAAACCGGATCTTCCTATGGGATTGCTCCTCCATGTCCCCTGACACCTTCGTTTCATCCGGTTAGGCTGGCTGGCGTCGTCGGGACGGATCCCACAGGCCGAAAGATCTGTCGTACCCAGGCGAGGCGTTCTTTAAGCGTGCCTTGAGTGCCCCTCGCCGGATTGGTGCGAGAGGATTGTGGACGGACCCGGCGGTGCACACCCCAGACCACCACCGAGTCACGCAACGGCGCGCGACAGGAGCCAATCAGTCATGCAGACCAAGCTGGACGCAGCGAAGGCCGAACTGCTCGTCAAGGCGGCCGCAGCCGCCGAGCACAGCCAGGTGGGGGGAGCGGCGCCCGGGGAGGGTCTGAGCAACGGTGCTCTGACCGCGTACCTGCACCACTACTACCTCCACACCGCCCCCGAGGACGTGGTGGACCGCGACCCGGTCGACGTCTACGGCGCGGCGGCCTCGCACTACCGACTGGGGCTCAAGCGGCCCCAGGGCACCGCGGAGGTCCGGGTCTCCACCCCGACCGTCGACGAGAACGGGTGGTCCAGCGGCCACACCGTGGTCGAGGTGGTCACCGACGACATGCCGTTCCTGGTCGACTCGGTCACCAACGAGCTGTCCCGGCAGAACCGCGCGATCCACCTGGTGATCCACCCCCAGCTGGTGGTCCGCCGTGACATCACCGGCAAGCTGCTGGAGATCCTGGACATCGACGCCTGCGCGCGCAGCCAGGCCGGCGGCGCCGAGTGGCCCGCCGACGCCACGGTCGAGTCCTGGATGCACGTCGAGATCGACCGCGAGAGCGACCGCGAGGACCTGCGCCAGATCGAGGCTGACCTGCGCCGGGTGCTGGGCGATGTCCGCGAGGTGGTCGAGGACTGGGCCAAGATGCGCACCTCCGCGCTGCGCCTGGCCGACGAGCTCGCCGAGCAGCCCCCGGCCCACCTGCCCGAGCAGGAGGTCGGCGAGGCCTGGGAGCTGATGCGCTGGCTGGCCGACGACCACTTCACCTTCCTCGGCTACCGCGAGTACGACCTGGTCGAGCACGAGGGCGAGGAGGTGCTGCGGGCGATCCCCGGCACCGGCCTGGGCATCCTGCGCTCCGACCCGCTCAGCCACGACACCGACCACCACCCGGTCAGCGAGTCCTTCGGCCGCCTGTCCGCCCCCGTCCGGGCGAAGGCGCACGAGAAGAAGCTGCTGGTGCTGACCAAGGCCAACTCGCGCGCCACCGTGCACCGCCCGGCCTACCTCGACTACGTCGGGGTGAAGAAGTTCGACGCCGCCGGCAACGTGGTCGGCGAGCGCCGCTTCCTCGGCCTGTTCTCCTCGGCCGCCTACACCGAGTCCGTCTCCCGGATCCCGGTGGTGCGCCGCAAGGTCCAGGAGGTCGTCACCAACTCCGGCTTCTCCAGCGAGAGCCACGACGGCCGCGACCTGCTCCAGATCCTGGAGACCTTCCCGCGCGACGAGATCTTCCAGACCCCCGCGGACGAGCTGCAGCAGATCGCCACCAGCGTGCTCTACCTGCAGGAGCGCCGCCGGCTGCGGCTCTTCCTGCGCCAGGACGAGTACGGACGCTACTTCTCCGCGCTGGTCTACCTGCCGCGCGACCGCTACACCACCCGCATCCGGCTGCGCCTGATGGACATCCTGATGCAGGAGCTGAACGGCGCCACCATCGACTACACGGTGTACGCCACCGAGTCGGTGCTGACCCGCCTGCACTTCGTGGTCCGGGTCGCCCCGGGCAACGAGCTGGCCGAGCTGACCGAGGCCGAGGTCGAGCGGATCGAGGCCAAGCTGGCCGAGGCCGCCCGGTTCTGGATGGACGGCTTCAACGACCAGCTGCTCATCGAGCTGGGCGAGGAGCGGGCCGCCGAGTTGGCGCACAAGTACGCCAACGCCTTCCCCGACGGCTACCGCGCCGACTTCACCGCGCGCACCGCCGTGGCCGACCTCAAGCAGATCGAGTCGCTGCACGGCGAGGGCGACTTCCGCCTCAACCTGTACCAGCCGGTCGGCGCGGGCGACGACGAGCGCCGGTTCAAGATCTACCGGGTCGGCGGCCCGATCTCGCTGACCGAGGTGCTCCCGGTGCTGCAGCGGCTGGGCGTCGAGGTGCTGGACGAGCACCCGTACGCGCTGCGCCGCTCCGACAACACCACCGCCTGGGTCTACGACTTCGGCATGCGGCTGCGCGAGGCCGCCGAGCTGACCGACGAGGCCCGCGAGCGCTTCCAGGAGGCCTTCGCCGCCACCTGGACCGGCCGGGCCGAGAACGACGGCTTCAACGGCCTGATCCTGACCGCCGGGCTGACCTGGCGTCAGGCCGTGGTGCTGCGCGCCTACGCCAAGTACCTGCGCCAGGCCGGCAGCACCTTCTCGCAGGACTACATGGAGGACGCGCTCCGCAACAACGCGCACACCACCCGGCTGCTGGTCAACCTCTTCGAGGCCCGCCTCAGCCCCAGCCACCAGCTGGGCGCCCGCGAGCTGAGCGAGGCGATCCAGGAGGAGCTGGACGGCGCCCTGGACGAGGTCGTCTCGCTGGACGAGGACCGCATCCTGCGCTCCTTCCTGCACCTGATCCAGGCCACCCTGCGGACCAACTTCTTCCAGCGCTCGGCGTCCGGCGACTGGCACCCGTACGTGTCGATGAAGTTCGACCCGCACGCCATCCCGGACCTGCCCGCGCCGCGCCCGGCCTTCGAGATCTGGGTCTACTCGCCCCAGGTCGAGGGCGTGCACCTGCGCTTCGGCAAGGTCGCCCGCGGTGGTCTGCGCTGGTCCGACCGGCGCGAGGACTTCCGCACCGAGATCCTCGGCCTGGTCAAGGCCCAGATGGTCAAGAACACCGTGATCGTGCCGGTCGGCGCCAAGGGCGGCTTCGTCGCCAAGCAACTGCCCGACCCGTCGGTGGACCGGGACGCCTGGCTGGCCGAGGGC from Kitasatospora azatica KCTC 9699 harbors:
- the pruA gene encoding L-glutamate gamma-semialdehyde dehydrogenase, with translation MDAVTQVPEPVNEPVHGYAPGSPERARLLRRLDELAAEPIPLPMTIGGEQRFGSGERIDVVQPHHHAAKLGVLGNATQQDAKLAVDAALAAAPEWRRLSFDDRAAVFLRAADLLAGPWRETLAAATMLGQSKTVQQAEIDAPCELVDFWRFNVHFARQLLAEQPRSSPGVWNRTDHRPLEGFVYAVTPFNFTAIAGNLPTAPALMGNTVVWKPSPTQTLSAFHLMRLLEAAGLPPGVINLVTGDGQALSEVALAHRELAGLHFTGSTRTFQSLWQTIGANLAKYRGYPRIVGETGGKDFLIAHPSADPAVLKTALIRGAFEYQGQKCSALSRAYLPRGLWQQIRDELLAEVDALTVGDVSDLSNFMGALIDARAFAKNRDAIERAKRDRRVELVAGGQYDDAIGYFVRPTVLVGEDPGNEIFSTEYFGPILAVHVYEEKRWTEALAAVDAGAPYGLTGAVLAQDRYAIAQAVEALRYAAGNFYINDKPTGAVVGQQPFGGGRASGTNDKAGAAQNLLRWTSTRSIKETFVPPTVTGYPHMG
- a CDS encoding HAD family hydrolase: MRTHIVWDWNGTLLNDMAAVVGASNAAFATVGGAPLSLEQYRANYEIPIPRFYKRVLGFQPSGAQWEALDAAFQQRYSELSGGCTLTEGVVELLAGWAAEGGTQSLLSMYEHQRLVPVVERFGIQRHFLRVDGRVGPSHGQKAASLVRHLAALGPTVDPARTVLIGDAADDALAAREAGAHAVLYTGGSHIRENLEPIGVPVVDTLAEAVELARKITR
- a CDS encoding DUF6912 family protein, whose product is MRVYVPTTLAALAQAHPDGALEQSAAYAVTPALREWYVSDDLEELEYAALVRAAQSSLRLLAADPGAPRRRVVVALDVPDKAVQPFAGDEYQDQASLGRVSLAAPVQLAKAAAVHADADEQEVTADVAAAVGAITAADAGDADAQFSVDGAEDHELLWFATQEIAGLIG
- a CDS encoding NAD-glutamate dehydrogenase, encoding MQTKLDAAKAELLVKAAAAAEHSQVGGAAPGEGLSNGALTAYLHHYYLHTAPEDVVDRDPVDVYGAAASHYRLGLKRPQGTAEVRVSTPTVDENGWSSGHTVVEVVTDDMPFLVDSVTNELSRQNRAIHLVIHPQLVVRRDITGKLLEILDIDACARSQAGGAEWPADATVESWMHVEIDRESDREDLRQIEADLRRVLGDVREVVEDWAKMRTSALRLADELAEQPPAHLPEQEVGEAWELMRWLADDHFTFLGYREYDLVEHEGEEVLRAIPGTGLGILRSDPLSHDTDHHPVSESFGRLSAPVRAKAHEKKLLVLTKANSRATVHRPAYLDYVGVKKFDAAGNVVGERRFLGLFSSAAYTESVSRIPVVRRKVQEVVTNSGFSSESHDGRDLLQILETFPRDEIFQTPADELQQIATSVLYLQERRRLRLFLRQDEYGRYFSALVYLPRDRYTTRIRLRLMDILMQELNGATIDYTVYATESVLTRLHFVVRVAPGNELAELTEAEVERIEAKLAEAARFWMDGFNDQLLIELGEERAAELAHKYANAFPDGYRADFTARTAVADLKQIESLHGEGDFRLNLYQPVGAGDDERRFKIYRVGGPISLTEVLPVLQRLGVEVLDEHPYALRRSDNTTAWVYDFGMRLREAAELTDEARERFQEAFAATWTGRAENDGFNGLILTAGLTWRQAVVLRAYAKYLRQAGSTFSQDYMEDALRNNAHTTRLLVNLFEARLSPSHQLGARELSEAIQEELDGALDEVVSLDEDRILRSFLHLIQATLRTNFFQRSASGDWHPYVSMKFDPHAIPDLPAPRPAFEIWVYSPQVEGVHLRFGKVARGGLRWSDRREDFRTEILGLVKAQMVKNTVIVPVGAKGGFVAKQLPDPSVDRDAWLAEGISSYKTFISALLDITDNLKAGQVVHPVDVVRHDEDDTYLVVAADKGTATFSDIANGVAEEYGFWLGDAFASGGSAGYDHKGMGITARGAWESVKRNFRELGVDTQTQDFTVVGIGDMSGDVFGNGMLLSEHIRLVAAFDHRHIFLDPNPDAAVSFAERRRLFDLPRSSWDDYDKSLISAGGGVFPRSAKSIQLTGQVREALGLQATKVTPAELMKAILQAPVDLFWNGGIGTYIKAERETNADVGDKANDAIRVNGGQVRARVVGEGGNLGCTQLGRIEYAQDGGPAGTGGWINTDAIDNSAGVDTSDHEVNIKILLNQVVAEGDMTVKQRNALLAEMTEEVGKLVLRNNYAQNVVLANAVAQAHSMVNVHSRMINRLEADGQLDRALEFLPSEKQLKDRQQAGFGLTQPELSVLLAYTKITLAEELLATELPDDPYFRDTLHLYFPTALRQKFTEAVDNHALRREIITTLIVNDTVNRGGCTFAFRLREETGAGYEEIARTHTAARAVFGLERIWDEVEGLDGQVQAEVQTRMRLHSRRLVERATRWMLNNRRQPLDIAGTIAFFQERVDQVWSSLPKPLRGEDLAWFQHVYGELAEAGVPEALATRVAGLSSAFPTLDITVVADRAGKDVTEVAELYYDLADRLDITHLLDRIIELPRTDRWSSMARAAIREDLFAAHSALTANVLACGGPEATPSERYEAWAELNGTLLTRAQTTLDDIRGSDTYELSSLSVAMRVIRTLLRAGSMG